ccctggacACAACTGTACCCTCACCCCATGTAAGGAACAAGCTCGCCCCCCTTCTGGGAGCGAGCGAGCAGGAggacctgttgtttgttctccctcctccttgctgcagcaggggccctaataaagccttgcctgaacttcttgtctggcctctgatcagtTTCTACTGATTGAGGACATGAACCCTGGTCAGTAACGTAGTTTGTGGCGCCCAATGTGGGGCACTTGTCCCCTTCTGGGAGAGGATCTGGGCACCTCCAGGACCAGCGAACATTGCTTCCCCGTGGGTGACACGTGGCCGCCTGAACCTCTTGTTTCAGCATCACTGCCTTTGGCAAGTCTGACTTCCTGGCCCCTGGGGGCCTCAGTAGCCTCATTCAGGCAatgctttccctcccctcccccttttccttttccctcttctgaAATCTCTCTACTTGTCTCTCTATGTCCCATCCTTCCAAGAGAGTGGACGTCAGGCAGCTATAGTATCACTCGTCTCAGGTTGTGAGACCTGCTCCCTCTGGCTGGCAGCAGCTCACCTTGATGGGTgacaggcagaggtgggagaggctCACCTCACACTGTGCAGACTTTGGTCCAGTGGGCTCTCCCTGACGGCAGATTTATGAGAGTGATAGAGGTTCAAACCTCGTATGGCAGAGTGGCTGGAAGTCCTATCATCCCAACGTTCTCACCTTTACTTTCCTGCCGCCAAGAGAAGTCCCACTGGGAACAGGCTGATTTCTATATACTGGTGTATGCGGGGTTGAGAGTCCCACCTGTGGCTTGCTGTCCCACGGACGGGGTACAACTGGCTGGTTTCCAGGTTTGATCACCCCAGTGGACATTGAACAGGGTCCTCCCTCCTTCACTGGCCCTTCCGGAAGCGTGCAGGTTGGTGTCTGAATACAGACCCACAGAGGGGCGGGTTGAAATGgcaatctctctctttctgtctctttctcttttttcagtcttttctgtcCCTCCTCTCTTTACCTCTCCCTTGGTCCTCATACCTGCATTCCCATCTCCTTCATCCTAAAAACTTCTTGTTTGTGCCTTTAAGTTTTGTGATTGGCATCTTTGTTTGTGATGTAGTTCTGTCTGTCCAGCTGCTCCTGCAAGTCTCTGCCAACATTGTGGGCAGTGGAACATTTAAGCCTTGAAATACGAACAGCCCACATTGCCTGAGACTCCAGCCTTGGGTTACTTAGTGggattttaaagaacaaaaagaaaagataggagCTTGCACTTTCCCTCCTCTGTTCTTGCAACGTAACTATTCTACCTGGGCTCAGGGGTCTTACACCTCTCTCCTGTTCCTTTGCAATGTAACTATTCTTTCTACCTGAGctggaagggcttgcatctctctctgcttttgcaaTGTAGCTGTTCTACCTGGGCTCTCAGGAACTACCTGATTCATCTGTAGTCCCCcagactgaggggaaaaaaaaaggggccATTTTAAATTCAAGCAGGAAAACTATGAGATCTCTGGTTCTGTAGAAATTAACTTGTCTAGCTTAAGCTCGTGGATTTAATTAATACAGACCCATCTTTAGAGTCATCAGCATTAAGTACAATACTTTCATTGTATCTAGGGTTACTGGAAGTCAGTAAGTGCATATCTTTCCTGTTACAAAATCTGTCAACAGGGAAAATAACCTGATATGATTGAAATTTTAAGTAATGTAACTGGGATAAGAGCTTTTTGGTAAAGtctaggaataattatgttttggaaATGTCAATCTAAAACAAAACTGTCTCTCCAaattttggtaaatttaaaactaaattaaattaaatgataggAATTAATCGAATATCCAGGTCAtttcaaatgagataaaatattggaacatTGATTGCTAAACAGGTCTAAATTTGCCTACTCTTGTCTTCTTGTGAGAGAGAAGTTAAGCTGTGAGTTGCCACCTTGAGATGTTCTCTACCAATTTATGGAATGCTAATGAAAAAGACAGTTCATAGTTGCTtaaggaaagtaggatgtgtgttttcagaaaagaaggtatgaggaatggaaaCACATTCTGTTAAAGGAAAAAGGGTGATTTTGTCCTAGAGCTGCCTATttctgaatgggaaaagaataaggGACGAAGTATGGCTACAGAAAGTTGCTGAAGGTTTGCAGAAGAGGAACATTGCGAAAGAATTTTGTATGTGGTCAGGGTTTTCTAAGGTtggattaaatttaattaggtaaatGGATTTTATTTACAGTAGGCTGATGCAAGatttagtttctctctctctcttatgagAATATAGTTTTCCTAGGAATAGATTCAAAGTTAGCCTCCACCTCTGCCCCACAAGGCATTTACCCCCTTCGGGAAGTAGCTGACGGAAATGGAGGGATTACTAGAGTGCATGTCCCCTTCTCGATGGGAGACTTAGCAATCTGTAAGGAGAAGTTTGGCAGGTTCTCAGAGAACCCTGACAAGTTTAGGGATGAACTTATCAGGCTGGGATTGACATTCTTTCTCACCTGGCAGGACATCATGGTCATTCTGGCCCACTGTTGCACCCCAGATGAAAAGGAGCATATACTGAGAAAGGCCAGGGGACACACAGATGACCTACTGGCCACCCATCCACATCACTAAATGTATCAGGTGGGTGGGGATGCAATCCAGGAACATGGCCCACACTGGGCCTATGAAGATCGTGTAGGCCAGGCTAGGATGAGACATTATATTACTTGTCTCTCAGAAGGCATGAAAAGGTGTGTGGTGAAGCCTGTAAATGATGATAAGGTCTGAGAAGTTACACAGGAAAAAGGTGAAAACCCGGCAATCTTCTTGAGCTGGTGACAGGCATTCAGGAGATACACCAATACAGACCCGAGGCCACAGAAGGGAGGACACTATTGGCCGTGCATGTTGTCACCCGGGCTACTCCTGATATCAGGAGAAAACTACAAAAGCTTGAGGCTGGGCCCCAAACCCCGTTGTCAGCCTTGGTAGAGGAGACCTTCAAGGTCGGTAACAACTGAGACTTAACGGAGGATAAGGATAATCTTTATCCAATAAGGATAAGAGGCTGATGAAGAAAAGGGAGCTTTTGGCTGCTCTGATTCACCCACCACCTCGAGGGGCCCGAGCCAGTGTGCCTTCTGTCGGAAAAGGGGGGCACTGGAAGGGGAAATGTCCTGAGCGCCCTCCTGTGGGAGGCCCAAGGGGCAACCCCGACCTGCCCCAGTTCCTTGTGAATCTCCCAGatgagagattcccgcacaccAGCTGAAGGGGCCTGAGTGCCTGCCCAGCTCCAGATCCCACCGGATCCATCCTCGTTATGCCAGCGACACTTCAGCTCACCCTCCACGTGGCAGTTAGGAGAACCGAACTTCTTGTAGACACTGGAGCCGCCTGCTCTGTTCTGACTGGGGCAGCTGGCCCCCTCTGCCACCGTGACTGTACTGTGACGGGAGTTGATGGACGGCCAAAGGTAAGGCGATTTATATCTCCCCTCGCCTGTGGAGTTGGCTCCATTGATATTACTCACTCCTTTTTGTATATGTCAGAATACCCTGTCGCTCTCCTCAAGAGAGATTTGCTAAATAAGTTGGGAGCTGGTGTATTCTTAGGACAGGGTGAAGTCCAAGGAGGTAAAGAATTCAAACAGAGAATGCATGTGTTAGTAGCCCCAGATGACCCACCTGCTGGGTATCAAAATATTCCCCAAGAAATCAGAGAACAGGTAGATCCTGCAGCTTGGGATACCTCGGTGCCAGGAAGGGCAAAATGTGTTCCCCCAGTAAAAATAAGGTTAAGGCCTGGGGGAAAATACCCCTGGAAGAGGTAATATCCTTTAAAGCCCAAGGCCCTGAGGGGAATCTAACTGCTGCTCAGCAAATTCCTAAAACATGAACTCATTAGGCCCTGCCAATCCCCTTGCAGCACCGGATCCTCCTAGTACAGAAGCCTAACGGGAGCGGGGAGCGTCGGTTTGTGCAAGACTTATGAGCAGTGAATGAGGCCATCATTCCTGTTCACTCACTGGTGCCAAACCCATAGACCCTCCTCGCCCAGGTGCCAGGGAGCGCTCAGTATTTCTCTGTGTTGGACCTCAAGGATGCATTTTCCTGTATTCCCCTACATCCAGACTCTCATTACCTTTTTGCCTTTGAGGGGAGGGACCCTGACCCCCTGGAGGCTGCCCAATATACATGGACGTTGCTTCCGCAGGGTTTTCGGAACAGCCCCTATCTTTTTGGAAGTGTGTTAGCAAGGGAACTGAGGGAACTGAGCCTTGAGAAGGGAACTCTGTTACAATATGTTGATGATTTATTAAGGAGTGAAACCAAACAAGATTCATATCAAAATACTGTTAGGGTCCTAAATTTTCTGGCAAAACGGGGATATATAGTCTCTCCAATCAAGGCTCATTTATGGAACAAGCTTGACCCTCGCCCCCTTGGGGAGTGGCAAGCAAGGCAACCTGTTGTTtgctctccctccccactgctgcagcaggggccccagcaAAGCCTTGCCTGAGTTTCTTGTCTgccctctgatcaatttctattgattaaggagacCAAGAGCCCTGGTCGATAACAAAACGACATAAAACAGAGATACCAGTGACAAAAACCTAAAGACACAAGAAGTTTTCAGGataaaggggatgggagtgaagGTATAAGGACCAAGGGAGAGGTAAAGGGAGGAGGgacaaaaaagactgaaaaagagaaagagacagcagGAAAATAAAGGTGAGAATACTGGGGTGATAGGACTTCCAGCCACTCCACGATATGAAGTTTGAACATCTACCACGCTCATAAATCTCCCATCAGGAAGAGCCCGCTGGACCAAGGTCTGCACGGTGTGAGGAGAGCCTCTCCCACCTGTACCTGTCACCCGTCAAGGTGAGCCGCTGCCGGCCAGAGGGAGCAGGTCTCACAATCTGAGAGGAGCGATGCTGTAGCTGCCTGACGTCCAATCTCTCAGAAGGATaggacagagagagaagcagagagatttcaggagagggaaagggacaaaGGGGAGGCGGAAAGCATGGCCTGAATGAGGGCACTGAGGCCCCCAGGAGCCAGGAAGGCAGACTTACCAAACATGGTGACGCTGAAACAAGAGGTTCAGGTGGCCACTTGTCACCCACGGGGAAGCTGAATTCACTGGTCCTGGAGGTGCCCAGATCCTCGCCCCAGAAGGGGACAAGTGCCCCATGTTGGGCACCGTAAATCTAATACCAGTCAGTGTCCTTGggcttccccaatcaatagaattTGATCAGAgtccagacaagaaattcaggcaaggctttattggggcccctgctgcagcaaggaggagggagaacaaacaacaggtccTCCTGCGTGCTCGCTCGGGGAGGTGGGGCGAGCTTGTTCCttacatggggtgagggtaggggtgtgtccaggggtggggctggaggtgtggcttaggtggtctgcccaccccttaggtggtggggtgggcagggggcatgcgcagtaccctgcttgtgctccaggctcttcaaaagtggcagttgggttttttggtctcttttgtccagaatttgccctaactgcatgcatgcagttatttttagtcccatgccatttctttgtattttgttgctggaggagaggtgtgtccaggtgcaagcatcgcagaactgcagcaaagggtcccaggtcccagcctgtctcaatttCTCTGGCAGACGGTGGTCACGCAGCTCGGTCCTGGGGTTCTCTTTGCCCAGTTCTTCCTCTGACCACGTGGACCCTAGGCACATCCTTGTTTCCCAGCTCCTGGGGAGCCTGGGGAATCTTGGGCTATTTGGGTGGGGTCCTGAGGGGAGTGTTAAGCAGGAGGTGGTCTGGAAGCCAAGCATGCGATCCTGGGCAAGGAGGCGCAGACAGGAGGGGCCGGTCAGCCTGGGCAGTGAGTTTAGGGCACCAGACCCCCCGGAAGGACGGCTTTGAGCTGTGAGTTTGGGGGCGTTTGTCCGGAAGGATCATCGTGTGTCCCGTGTAGAGATGACCGACTGCTCACCCCAGCTCCCCAGAGAAGGGCTGGTTGTTGGTCCTGGCCATGGCCCATACTCTCTGATCCTTGAAAGGGATGCAGAGCTGGGCTTCACGGAATCAGGCCCATTTCAGTGAGTACTTCTGGAGAACTCCCTGTGAGATGCCCAGGGGGTGCTTGGTACCAGCAGCACGAACGTGGACATGACAGAAGCCCTGCCTCCCCTGGGAGACAGGCCAACCGGTGCCCATGATCCAGTCCAAGGAGACAGAGTTCTTCCGATGGGAGTCAGGACAGCTTTGGAAAAGAGGTGACACTTGGCCTGGGCCCTGAGGGATGAGTAGGAGTCTTGAGAGCAAAGGTAACCCAATCCCAGGTagaggcagggccaggcagaGGGCCCCCAGCAGGGATTGCACACCTTCTGGGTTTCCTGGGCCCCGGCTCTGTCTGTGCCCACGTCTCAGGGCCTCCCAGCCTAAGGCCCACATTCACCCTTCTTCCCTGGGCTCTTGTCTGGATGTGTCCGTAGCTCTCAGTCTGGGAAGGGAGACCACCAAGGACTAGGGGGCTCTGTACACATTTGTAAGGGCCAGTCGTGTCCACGTGCTGTGTCCCGGGCTGGCTGTGGCCATGCCGTCCTCTCCTGGGCTGCACTGAGAGGAGAGATGCTGTGCACAGGGGTCCATACCGTCCCTCGTATGAGAGTGTGTGTGGACACCCGCTTTGAATGCACAGGTCTGCTTGCCCTCAGGACATGCACAGGACAGACCCGTGTTTTTCAGGCTCCTCTGGTGACAAAGTGTGAGTGGCCACTGAGGGCATTGCTGGCCTCTGTCGAGATACTTGCTATCCATCCAGGTGTGTGTCAGGACTCACTCACGTCTCCACAGCCTGTTCCCCCCGAAAATCCACTGAGACGTTCCTACAATTGCTGACCACCTCATCTCACCCCTACACCTGGATATTCACTCTCCGGCAAAAAAAGCCACGTCACTTCCGTTTCCTTTGCAGTTTTAGTGAACTTACAGCCATCtgagaaaatggacaacctgttgTGGATTTTTTTGGTTACATCACTTTATGGAAAATATGACTGACAGACAAAAGCTGCACACATCCGATGTCTACACTTAAGAGTTTGGAGGTTGGGATCCACGTGAGAAAGCTCCCACTGTCCAGGCTATACACGGATCACCTTCGcctttttatttaatgtttttcttttccggTGTTGAGAGCACTTATTCAACATCTGACCTGTCAGCCCAGGTGCAAGTCCACGGCAGTGTCAGCTCCAGGCCCTATGTCGTAGAGTACATATCCAGAAATTGTCCATCTTGTAAGTAAGATTTATATCCTCTGACCAACATCCCCTCCAGTTGCCTCCTTCCAGCCCTGGGAGCCAGCGTTCCACTTTCTGCTTTGAGTACTTTGGAGTCCTCATGAAAGTGGAATCAAGCAGTGTTTTGTCCTCTGTCTGCCTTCCGTCACTAAAATTTCCTCCTGGTCCATCCACATTAATGCAACATCCTTCTGCTTCGAGGTTGAATGGTTGTCCAGAGACACAACCTCTCTCGGGTTTTCCTGCACGTCTGGTTGCTTCTCACACCTGATCATATTGCCTTGCTTCTTTGTTGCAAACACCAAATGGCAAAACGACATCTTCCAGCCAGGACTGAGTCCTGTGCTTGGACACAAGGGAACGGTGACCATGGAAactgcttggaaaaaaaaaaaaaaaatcacagggaaTTCtcaggcagtccagtggttagggctctgagctttcactgccgagggccaggCCAAAATCTCAgggaggagtggggggaggaTGAGATGTGAGctggtctcgggcacctgggcaCCCCGAGGAGGGGAGGCCTGGGCAGGGTTCAGAGCCCCTGCTCCCGGGAAGACAGCAGCTCTAAGCAAgtcgggcgggggtggggtggggggacagaaaGTCAGGGTCAAAGCCCCTTCTCTCCCCCCATAGGCACCGTCTACTCACTGATGCCAGGCTTCTAGAAACCCACCTTTTTCTCTGTCCCCAGGCGTGGTATCCTTACTCCTTCTCTGATCCAGTGTGGCCATCAGAAACCATTCTCAAGCCCCCAGCCCACACAAGTGAGTGACTTCCCATTGTGACTCTGCTGTGGCCACTCCCGGGGACCCTGAACTGTGCTACTCAACGTGTGGACCAGAGGCAGGGACAGCACCGTCCCCTGGGATCCGACTAAGAGGCACATTCTCCGGGCCTGAACAGACCTGCTGGGTCAGGATCCTGGAGGAGGGCAAGGCCCAGGGTGGGGGCATCCACAGGCCTCTGGGGGAGGCTGGGCCCCTCGGAAGTGCTCCAGTAGCTGCGGACAGAGGATAAAGGCCTGTTTCGGGGGCACAGAGGCAAAGTCTTGTCTGGAAAGAGTGTGCTGTGTCATCGTCCCAGAGCTGGTTTGTGCCCCAGCTGGAGGCTGTGACAGTCTCTTCCTCGGACGCAAACCCAGCACACAGGAGTCGTGTGCCCTCTGAGCTGTGGCCGCGAGGCGCCGAGACACTGGCGTCTCCTGCGGGCTCAGCTCAGCCTCCTGAGCGCCTTggcttcctcccctctctctgctTCCCCCTCACTCACTCTGCCTCGTCCGGTGACAGCCCCCGACAAGGGGGCACCCGGGCCCAGGGTGTGTCAGTGGCCACCCTCCGGTCACACCTCTGGAGGGAGGGCGTGTCCATCAGCTAGCCAGGCCCCAGGCTGAGATCCAGGGGCGGAGTGATTGTGTCATGGGAGACGCAGGGATTTGGCGGGAAGCTCCTGCTTCTAGGACCTGCAAGTCTTCTCCCCCGGCACCCGCCCCGGGGCTTGGGCGCCTGTGTTCCAGAACTCGAGGGGGCTGGGGGCCACGGGGGACAAGGACACACCTGCACTTGTCCAGACCTCGGCCCTCTGCTGCTTTCTTAGCGTGAATACACTTCCCCTCTGGGCAGGCCGCCTTCTGTCACCCACAAGCTGGCTCTGGGCCACTCATCCTCTTTGGCTCTGTCCCTCCTCTTCTCGCTGACCCGCACTTACTGCTGCGTCCAGAGACCCCCTTCCAATTCAAGCCTTTGCAATTGTGTCCTTGATTCAGCGTCCAAAACTGGGACACACAACTCAGCCTCCCCTCCCACTGAGGTGCCGAGGGGGGTGTATGGCTGGGCTTCAGCTGCAGGGGGTCCCTCCTCCACAGCTGGTCCTTCTCCACCCACCCTGCCTGGGTCTCGCTTCTCTTTCCTCAACAGGAGGCAATTTTATCAGCTTTGGATGGAGGAGGCAGGGTCACAAGAGGGAAGGGACAGGGTGTGACGCCAGAGGGGAGGACCAGGGCCAGGAGTATGTCCCGGAGCAGATGAACTGGCCCAATGCCCAGGGAGGCTGGGTGGGAGCCGGCGCAGGGAAGGGTGAAGCCTGGGTGTCCGGGCGCCCACAGCCATGCTGTGTCAGCAGTGGACGTGCAGGTGGGCTCAGCCCTGGGCCCTGCTCCTGCTTCTCTTAGGTCCCCAGCTCGTGGTGACTCACGGCTGGCAGCCCCAAGGGGAAGGGAATGGTGAAGACCAAGCAACCTTGGAGCTTTACTTCCCTGCCACCGTGGAGTACGCCGTACATGTATTCAACCAGAGGAGCCAGGACAGCAACGCCTACAAGGTGGTGCGAATCCTGAGGTCGTGGAAGGAGCCGGTAGGTGCCACATCCTCCCCCCTCCTGCACTGGCCCACACCTGCTGCTAATGAGGGTCAGGAGGGGATTGTCATCAAGGGAGCTCTATCACCATTTGAAACCCATAATATAGAGGGATAAACTCTATTTGgttagtttcaggtttataaaaaaaataacttgggaattttttaaactgtcagTCTACTCACATGTAAGgtgtgttttcagttttcatcaTTTCTGACCTTGTTTAATGAAGAATGACCAAATATGGAGTAAGAGGGGATGAAACtattcagtaaaaataaagagCCAGACAGAAGATACTGGATTAGAGAGATTTAGAAAAGATTTCAttgaaataacattaaaataggTTAGTTtaggaaaaacagagagagagagatacacagaGACGCCCACAGAGGGAGGCGGAGAGCAGCTCGGGAGTCACAGGCCCCGCTGGTCCTGAGGAGCCTCTGGGAGCTCACAGCCTCTCCTCTGACGCCACGTGTTCTGGGCTCCCTCTGGGTCCCCACCTACGTGGACCGAGTGTGATTTACACTCTTCCCAGATGGCATTCTTAACCCTAAAATGTTCCCCTAGCAATGCAGTCTCTGCAGAATGCAACCAGGGGTGTGATTTTCACGTGGGCTGCAGACACGAACACCGAGAACACTCCAGAGGAGGGGCACTTCTGGTcctgtgtgtggctgtgtgcgcgtgtgtggttgtgtgtgtgtgctttgtcTGAATGCTTGTGTGTGGTGGGGCGCTGGGGCCCCACCATCTGCACCTCTGGGTTGAGTGATAGAAGGAAGGCAGAGGGCCCTCCACGCTGCTGGGCTTCACTCCGTGGACACTGGAGCTGGTCCTGGCTGGTCCTGCTGCCCTGCACCCTCCAGCTGGGCCTCTGTCTATGGTCTTTGGCCTGGAGTCCAAGACTGACTCTGGGTGTTGGAAATAAAGGCCGGATGGAGCCAGAAGACACTGTAAGGCTGAAGGACCAGGGAGTGGAGAAGAGGACAGAAACCTTCAGAGTGCACTTTGTGAGAGGGGTGGTGTTTCATAGAGCCATCGTCCCAATCCTGTGAGTGTGCCTGTGTGCTTGtattctcgtgtgtgtgtgtgtgaatgtgtgtgtggggggtgcagGGAATGGGTCCACTTCAAGGTCTGTACAAACGCAGGCAAATGGCATCGTGTTCTCCACGGAGCTGCAGCTCGGCCGAACCAGGTGTGGGAACTTTGACGAAGACATTGACAACTGTCCGTTTCAAGCAAGTCCAGACGTGAACAATGTAAGACACGCGACAGCAGCCCTCAGGTTACAAGGCTGTGGACGCTGCCTCGGGGCAGGCGGTGTGGGGAGTGATGACAATGTCGTTCCAAGGGACACGGAGGGGCATTTGCAGGACGCAGCCCAGCCAGGCAGGCCAGCCCCGGTCGCTTGTACGCCCCTGGCCTGTCTAGCTGCTGCACCCCAGGTCACACTGGGGTCAGGTTGCTCCTGATCACTTGGGTCCGGGTCACCTGGGCCAGAGACGGGAATGTGCCCTCCCTGGTGTTCAcccacctcccttccctgccttcaGGAGAAGTGCGGAGGGGGGCGGCAACAACATCACCTGGGCTGAGTAGCCCCCTCTCGGGTCCCCCTGCCACTGACCCAGAGCCCGAGGGGTGGAAGCTGAGGAGCCCCActgccctccctcccaggccctgccctggtgATAAGGCGGGTGAACCCCGCCCCGGGACAAACCCGAGTTGGATCAGAGGCCCTGCTGGGACGCTGGGGTCATGGGTCACACTGGGACATCCTGGGGGACGGGTCCCTGGAGACCACAGAGCTGGAGAGGGGAGAATGACCCAGGTGCCTCTGGGGTTAGGAGAGAGTCCCAGGTCGGGAACATCCAGGAGGGCCAGAGCCTGCGCCCCCAGCTGCCCACCCCAGGAAGGCAAGGCTGGGGGGGATGCTGGCTTTACAGCTGGAGCCACACGCTTCCCAAGGCCCCTCCCGCCACTCTCTGTCCCTGTGCTTTGTCCCGTAGACCATCACCTGCTTCTTTACAA
The sequence above is a segment of the Orcinus orca chromosome 16, mOrcOrc1.1, whole genome shotgun sequence genome. Coding sequences within it:
- the LOC101284583 gene encoding LOW QUALITY PROTEIN: cystatin-9 (The sequence of the model RefSeq protein was modified relative to this genomic sequence to represent the inferred CDS: inserted 2 bases in 1 codon), which produces MLCQQWTCRWAQPWALLLLLLGPQLVVTHGWQPQGEGNGEDQATLELYFPATVEYAVHVFNQRSQDSNAYKVVRILRSWKEPANGIVFSTELQLGRTRCGNFDEDIDNCPFQASPDVNNTITCFFTIDXEPWRTKFQLLNNTCSEGSAE